The following are encoded in a window of Allosphingosinicella indica genomic DNA:
- a CDS encoding M3 family metallopeptidase produces the protein MPKQLLAACALAALLPVTATFAQTGAATKAPSPAADVAANPLLADWSGPYGGVPPWDKVKPELFPGAFEAALAERRAEYRKIADNPEAPTFDNTIGAMQNAGRRLGRVFALFGVMTSNMNTPAYQALDREWSPKFSAAQDEITFDPKLFQRIEAVYNARNTGLDAQQARLTTRIYDSYVRQGAKLDAAQKEQLSAINQQLASAFSAFSEKLLADEGTAILVTDEKQLAGLPATNKAAAKAAAEERKQQGWAIVNTRSAVDPVLTFATDRALREKTWRAFVNRGDNGDANDTNATIAKIVKLRADRAKLLGFKNHAEWRMQDTMAKTPEAAETLMMRVWPAAVARVKQEVADMQAIADKEGAKLTIEPWDYRFYQEKVRKARYDLDQAELKPYFALDNIIEASYYAANRLYGLNFKEITGTVPVFEPDVRVYEVTDRAGKYVGLFYRDDFARSIKRSGAWANTYRSQRRMAPAQTALSSNNNNFTKGAPGEPVLISLDDAETLFHEFGHGIHSLLQNINYPGLAGTPRDFVEYPSQVNEHWLLTRDVLDKYARHYQTKQPMPQALLDKIKASETFNQGFATVEYLSSAIVDMKLHTLADGVVDPDAFEKKTLAEIGMPKEIVMRHRLPQFNHLFSSDSYSAGYYSYLWSETMDADTWAAFEEAGSPWDQATADRFAKILLSTGNETDRAEAYRAFRGRDPDVNALLKIRGFPTE, from the coding sequence TTGCCGAAACAGCTTCTCGCCGCCTGCGCCCTGGCGGCGCTTCTGCCCGTGACCGCGACCTTCGCCCAGACGGGCGCCGCCACGAAGGCGCCTTCGCCCGCGGCCGATGTCGCCGCCAATCCGCTGCTCGCCGACTGGAGCGGGCCTTATGGCGGGGTGCCGCCGTGGGACAAGGTGAAGCCCGAGCTGTTCCCCGGCGCGTTCGAAGCCGCGCTTGCCGAGCGCCGCGCGGAATATCGCAAGATCGCCGACAATCCCGAGGCGCCGACCTTCGACAATACGATCGGCGCGATGCAGAATGCCGGTCGCCGCCTCGGGCGCGTGTTCGCGCTGTTCGGCGTGATGACCAGCAACATGAACACGCCCGCCTATCAGGCGCTCGACCGCGAATGGTCGCCCAAATTCTCCGCGGCGCAGGACGAGATCACCTTCGATCCCAAGCTTTTCCAGCGGATCGAGGCGGTCTACAACGCGCGCAACACCGGGCTCGATGCGCAGCAGGCCCGCCTGACGACGCGCATCTACGATAGCTACGTCCGCCAGGGCGCCAAGCTCGACGCCGCGCAGAAGGAGCAGCTCTCAGCGATCAACCAGCAGCTCGCGAGCGCGTTCAGCGCCTTCTCGGAGAAGCTGCTGGCGGACGAAGGCACTGCGATCCTCGTCACCGACGAGAAGCAGCTCGCCGGTCTGCCTGCGACCAACAAGGCGGCAGCGAAGGCTGCGGCCGAAGAGCGCAAGCAGCAGGGCTGGGCGATCGTCAACACCCGCTCGGCGGTCGATCCGGTGCTGACCTTCGCGACCGACCGTGCGCTGCGCGAAAAGACGTGGCGCGCCTTCGTCAACCGCGGCGACAATGGCGATGCCAACGACACCAATGCGACGATCGCCAAGATCGTGAAGTTGCGCGCCGATCGCGCCAAGCTGCTCGGTTTCAAGAACCACGCCGAATGGCGGATGCAGGACACGATGGCCAAGACGCCCGAAGCGGCGGAAACGCTGATGATGCGGGTCTGGCCCGCCGCCGTCGCGCGGGTGAAGCAGGAAGTGGCCGACATGCAGGCCATTGCAGACAAGGAGGGCGCCAAGCTCACGATCGAGCCGTGGGATTATCGCTTCTATCAGGAGAAGGTGCGCAAGGCCCGCTACGATCTCGATCAGGCGGAGCTGAAGCCCTACTTCGCGCTCGATAACATCATCGAGGCCTCCTATTACGCCGCCAACCGGCTCTACGGCCTCAACTTCAAGGAGATCACCGGCACGGTGCCGGTGTTCGAGCCGGACGTCCGCGTCTATGAGGTGACGGACCGCGCCGGCAAATATGTCGGCCTCTTCTACCGCGATGATTTCGCGCGCTCGATCAAGCGCTCGGGCGCCTGGGCGAACACCTATCGCTCGCAGCGGCGGATGGCGCCGGCGCAGACAGCGCTATCGTCGAACAACAACAATTTCACCAAGGGCGCGCCCGGCGAGCCGGTGCTGATCAGCCTCGACGATGCCGAGACGCTGTTCCACGAGTTCGGCCACGGCATCCACTCGCTGCTCCAGAACATCAACTATCCGGGGCTTGCGGGCACGCCGCGCGATTTCGTGGAATATCCGAGCCAGGTGAACGAGCATTGGCTGCTCACCCGCGACGTGCTCGACAAATATGCGCGGCATTATCAGACCAAGCAGCCGATGCCGCAGGCGCTGCTCGACAAGATCAAGGCATCGGAGACGTTCAACCAGGGCTTCGCCACGGTGGAATATCTCTCCTCCGCGATCGTCGACATGAAGCTGCACACGCTGGCCGACGGGGTCGTCGATCCCGACGCGTTCGAGAAGAAGACGCTGGCCGAGATCGGGATGCCGAAGGAGATCGTGATGCGGCACCGCTTGCCGCAGTTCAATCACCTCTTCTCGTCCGACAGCTATTCGGCGGGCTATTATTCCTATCTCTGGTCGGAAACAATGGACGCCGACACCTGGGCGGCGTTCGAGGAAGCGGGCAGCCCGTGGGATCAGGCGACCGCGGACCGCTTCGCCAAGATCCTGCTCTCCACCGGCAACGAGACCGACCGGGCGGAGGCCTATCGCGCCTTCCGCGGCCGCGATCCGGACGTCAACGCGCTCCTCAAGATCCGCGGCTTCCCGACGGAGTGA
- a CDS encoding flavin reductase family protein produces MHDSDPALVDDFRAAMRRVASTVNVISICVDGEPMGITATAMSSLSVDPPSLLVCINRAAAMHAPMEDVTHFTVNVLHRDQAGIAQMFADREKHALRFASGWEVCTTNPPRLADAQAALTCRRIDHHRFGTHSIFIGVVESIAIRDEVAPLVYLDGDYGGVS; encoded by the coding sequence ATGCACGATAGCGATCCGGCCCTGGTCGACGACTTCCGCGCGGCGATGCGGCGCGTGGCGTCCACCGTCAACGTCATCAGCATCTGCGTGGACGGCGAGCCGATGGGCATCACCGCCACCGCGATGTCGAGCCTGTCGGTCGATCCGCCGAGCCTCCTCGTCTGCATCAACCGCGCCGCGGCGATGCACGCGCCGATGGAGGACGTGACCCATTTCACCGTCAATGTGCTGCACCGCGACCAGGCCGGCATCGCGCAGATGTTCGCCGACCGCGAGAAGCATGCGCTGCGTTTCGCCAGCGGCTGGGAGGTGTGCACGACCAATCCTCCCCGGCTAGCCGATGCACAGGCCGCGCTCACCTGCCGCCGGATCGATCATCACCGCTTCGGCACGCACAGCATCTTCATCGGCGTCGTCGAATCTATCGCGATCCGCGACGAGGTAGCGCCGCTCGTCTATCTCGACGGTGACTATGGCGGGGTGAGCTAG
- the metK gene encoding methionine adenosyltransferase, translating into MRSNYLFTSESVSEGHPDKVSDQISDAIVDLFLSKDPEARIACETMTTTQLVVLAGEIRGRGIMDEQGNWAPGVEDEVEQTVRETVKRIGYAQSGFHWETLRFENNLHPQSAHIAQGVDAKGNKDEGAGDQGIMFGFACDETPDLMPATLDYSHKILERMAADRHSGKAPFLEPDTKSQVTLKFEDGKPVAATAIVVSTQHKAGYDEGAKQDELHDYVKSVVAGVLPAELLGDQTVYHINPTGKFEIGGPDGDAGLTGRKIIVDTYGGAAPHGGGAFSGKDPTKVDRSAAYVTRYLAKNVVAAGLAKRCTIQVAYAIGVSQPLSLYVDTHGTGTVADETLEAALTKVAAEKLGGLTPRGIRESLGLNKPIYGRTAAYGHFGRKPDGDYFPWEKTDLADALKQAI; encoded by the coding sequence ATGCGCAGCAATTATCTCTTCACGTCCGAATCCGTCTCCGAAGGTCATCCCGACAAGGTGAGCGACCAGATCAGCGACGCCATCGTCGATCTCTTCCTGTCGAAGGACCCGGAAGCACGGATCGCCTGCGAGACGATGACGACGACGCAGCTCGTGGTGCTTGCCGGCGAAATCCGCGGCCGCGGCATCATGGACGAGCAGGGCAATTGGGCGCCGGGCGTAGAGGATGAGGTCGAGCAGACCGTCCGCGAGACGGTGAAGCGGATCGGCTATGCGCAATCCGGCTTCCACTGGGAGACGCTGCGCTTCGAGAACAATCTGCACCCGCAGTCGGCGCATATCGCACAGGGCGTCGATGCCAAAGGCAACAAGGACGAAGGCGCGGGCGATCAGGGCATCATGTTCGGCTTCGCTTGCGACGAGACGCCCGATCTGATGCCGGCGACGCTTGATTACAGCCACAAGATCCTCGAGCGGATGGCGGCGGACCGTCATTCGGGCAAGGCGCCATTCCTGGAACCCGACACCAAGAGCCAGGTGACGCTCAAGTTCGAGGACGGAAAGCCCGTCGCCGCCACCGCGATCGTCGTCTCGACGCAGCATAAGGCGGGCTATGACGAAGGCGCCAAGCAGGACGAGCTGCACGATTATGTGAAGTCGGTGGTCGCCGGCGTGCTGCCCGCCGAACTGCTCGGCGATCAGACCGTCTATCACATCAATCCCACAGGAAAGTTCGAGATCGGCGGGCCGGACGGCGATGCGGGGCTCACCGGCCGCAAGATCATCGTCGACACCTATGGTGGCGCGGCGCCCCACGGCGGTGGCGCGTTCAGCGGCAAGGACCCGACCAAGGTCGATCGCTCGGCGGCTTACGTCACCCGCTATCTCGCCAAGAATGTCGTCGCCGCGGGCCTCGCCAAGCGCTGCACGATCCAGGTCGCCTATGCGATCGGCGTGTCGCAGCCGCTGTCGCTCTACGTCGATACGCACGGCACCGGCACGGTCGCCGACGAGACGCTCGAGGCAGCGCTGACCAAGGTCGCGGCCGAGAAGCTGGGCGGCCTTACCCCACGCGGCATCCGTGAAAGCCTGGGTCTCAACAAGCCGATCTACGGCAGGACCGCGGCCTACGGCCATTTCGGCCGCAAGCCCGATGGCGATTATTTCCCCTGGGAAAAGACCGACCTCGCCGACGCGCTAAAGCAGGCTATCTGA
- a CDS encoding phosphatase PAP2 family protein translates to MSRLERADLKVTRAIARHRRKPAVKAAGEASEIGDQPPLRAISAAVLLLGLLRRDATLARVGADMLASHTLATAVKDVVKQTVDRTRPDHAIEKGYRMEKGGSRTHSLSSFPSGHTAGAVAVAEAIAHGYPSVAIPARCAAGAVALIQIPRCKHFVSDIAVGAAIGWAAAVSVRAIMRLAEGTGKADRSDACGRAEMK, encoded by the coding sequence TTGTCGCGGCTGGAGCGCGCCGACCTCAAGGTCACACGCGCGATAGCCCGGCATCGGCGCAAGCCGGCGGTCAAGGCGGCCGGGGAGGCGAGTGAGATCGGCGATCAGCCTCCGCTTCGCGCCATATCCGCCGCCGTGCTCCTCCTCGGCCTATTGCGGCGCGATGCGACCCTGGCGCGTGTGGGCGCGGACATGCTCGCCAGTCATACGCTGGCAACGGCGGTCAAGGATGTGGTCAAGCAAACCGTGGACCGCACCCGGCCCGATCATGCGATTGAGAAAGGCTACAGGATGGAGAAAGGGGGCAGCCGCACGCATTCGCTGTCCTCCTTTCCATCCGGCCATACCGCCGGCGCGGTCGCCGTGGCAGAGGCTATCGCGCACGGCTACCCTTCGGTCGCCATCCCCGCCCGCTGCGCGGCCGGCGCGGTCGCGCTCATCCAGATTCCGCGCTGCAAGCATTTCGTCAGCGACATCGCCGTCGGCGCCGCGATCGGCTGGGCCGCGGCCGTATCGGTGCGGGCGATCATGCGGCTGGCCGAAGGCACTGGCAAGGCCGACCGGAGCGATGCGTGCGGCCGGGCGGAGATGAAATAG
- a CDS encoding mechanosensitive ion channel family protein has product MTRIARRLSNLLPAFVIGAGIAAVPHIPESAVTLVRNLTAGFAILTVALAIGAALDFGNEVYDRRDSAARRPIKGYVQVAKIVIFCAAGILIIAALIDRSPLILFSGLGAMAAVLMLVFKDTILSLVASVQLTSNDMIRVGDWIEMPKYGADGDVIDIALHTVKVQNWDKTITTIPTHKLIEDSFKNWRGMSESGGRRIKRALMIDQNSVRFLAPGETQAMRRFALIAPYLDAKLADIGAWNEALPERGRDAVNARRITNIGTFRAYIDAYLAGHPRITGGMTLLVRQLAPGPDGLPIEIYCFTATTAWAEYEDIQADIFDHLIAIMPEFGLRLFQQPTGLDFATSLGGERRAA; this is encoded by the coding sequence GTGACGCGGATCGCCCGGCGCCTGTCCAACCTACTCCCCGCATTCGTGATTGGTGCCGGCATTGCCGCCGTGCCGCATATTCCCGAGAGCGCCGTCACGCTGGTGCGCAATCTCACCGCGGGCTTCGCCATCCTCACGGTCGCGCTGGCGATCGGCGCCGCGCTCGATTTCGGTAACGAAGTCTATGACCGCCGCGATTCCGCCGCGCGCCGGCCGATCAAGGGTTACGTCCAGGTCGCGAAGATCGTCATCTTCTGCGCTGCCGGCATTCTCATCATCGCCGCGCTGATCGACCGCTCGCCGCTGATCCTTTTCTCTGGTCTCGGTGCGATGGCCGCGGTGCTGATGCTGGTGTTCAAGGACACGATCCTGTCGCTCGTCGCCTCTGTGCAGCTCACGTCCAACGACATGATCCGCGTCGGTGACTGGATCGAGATGCCCAAATATGGCGCCGACGGCGACGTGATCGACATCGCGCTCCACACGGTGAAGGTGCAGAACTGGGACAAGACGATCACCACCATCCCGACGCACAAGCTGATCGAGGACAGTTTCAAAAACTGGCGCGGAATGTCCGAATCCGGCGGGCGGCGGATCAAGCGCGCGCTGATGATCGATCAGAACAGCGTGCGCTTCCTAGCGCCCGGCGAAACGCAGGCGATGCGCCGCTTCGCGCTCATCGCGCCCTATCTGGATGCCAAGCTGGCTGATATCGGCGCGTGGAACGAGGCGCTGCCGGAGCGTGGCCGCGACGCGGTGAACGCGCGGCGGATCACCAACATCGGCACCTTCCGCGCCTATATCGATGCCTATCTCGCCGGCCATCCGCGCATCACCGGCGGGATGACCTTGCTGGTCCGCCAGCTTGCGCCGGGGCCGGACGGGCTACCGATCGAAATCTACTGCTTCACCGCGACGACCGCCTGGGCGGAATATGAAGACATCCAGGCGGACATCTTCGATCATCTGATCGCGATCATGCCCGAATTCGGTCTACGGCTGTTCCAGCAGCCAACCGGCCTCGACTTCGCCACATCGCTCGGCGGCGAGCGCCGGGCGGCCTGA
- a CDS encoding LysR substrate-binding domain-containing protein: MRHLPPLAAVRAFEAAARHGNFTKAAEELGMTQAAISYQVKLLEERVGTPLFHRVRRQVMLTEAGRRIAPLISGAFDTLDDAFAIARAESESVLTISCSNTFASNWLAMRLGGFQMERPGLAVRLRTDDDIVDFARDEVDVAIRNSIEPWPGLVSHFLMRVPIVPMASPAFLDRHGPVETPEDVLRLPRMSPDDIWWKVWLEGIGLAVPERGATAGVRLDSQVMEGNAAIAGHGIAILNMALWMHEVRARRLLPAPRRIVFGRRSYWLTYPEGKRNAAKVKAFRAWIEAEMRRDAEEDEDGVFDAPPSP; this comes from the coding sequence ATGCGCCACCTGCCGCCCCTCGCCGCCGTCCGTGCTTTCGAGGCAGCCGCGCGGCACGGTAATTTCACCAAGGCGGCGGAAGAGCTGGGAATGACCCAGGCGGCGATTTCCTATCAGGTGAAATTGCTGGAGGAACGGGTAGGAACCCCGCTTTTCCACCGCGTGCGCCGCCAAGTGATGCTGACCGAGGCGGGGCGCCGCATCGCGCCGCTGATCTCGGGCGCGTTCGATACGCTGGACGATGCCTTCGCGATCGCGCGTGCCGAGAGCGAGAGCGTGCTGACCATAAGCTGTTCCAATACCTTCGCGTCCAACTGGTTGGCGATGCGGCTGGGCGGATTCCAGATGGAACGGCCGGGACTGGCCGTCCGGCTGCGCACCGACGACGACATCGTCGATTTTGCGCGTGACGAGGTCGATGTCGCGATCCGCAACAGCATCGAGCCCTGGCCCGGACTGGTATCCCACTTCCTGATGCGCGTGCCCATCGTCCCTATGGCGAGCCCGGCATTTCTCGACCGCCACGGCCCGGTCGAGACGCCCGAAGATGTGCTGCGGCTGCCGCGCATGTCGCCGGACGACATCTGGTGGAAGGTCTGGCTGGAAGGCATCGGCCTGGCGGTGCCGGAACGCGGCGCCACGGCGGGCGTCCGCCTCGACAGCCAGGTGATGGAGGGCAATGCGGCAATCGCCGGCCACGGGATCGCCATCCTCAATATGGCGCTGTGGATGCACGAAGTGCGCGCGCGCCGGCTGCTGCCCGCACCGCGCCGCATCGTCTTCGGCCGGCGGAGCTACTGGCTCACATACCCCGAAGGAAAGCGCAACGCCGCCAAGGTGAAAGCCTTCCGCGCCTGGATCGAGGCGGAGATGCGCCGCGACGCGGAGGAGGACGAGGACGGGGTTTTCGATGCCCCGCCCTCGCCATAA
- the lnt gene encoding apolipoprotein N-acyltransferase yields MKILALSLLAGIASATGFAPLGLWPVTLAAFALLLHLVWSAPRLRTALARGYWFGVGHFALGLNWIATAFTFQSEMPVWLGWIAVVLLAFYIAVYPAMAAGLAWRWGRGDRTATVLIFAAGWIVTEWLRATMFTGFAWNPLGVSLLDTGVAAAARWTGTYGLSGLTALLAGAAWLLIVKQRRAGLAIFAGLALVFVAAQLGSGPPAGARPVPVRIVQPNIGQQDKWKPGFERRNFERLARLSAIDGTGPRLLLWPEAAVTRPLQDQRRYGFAQADAAVVRESVGAILAPRDLLLTGGITYRSADGADVTSATNSIFAMNAAGRILGRFDKAHLVPYGEYLPMRPILSAIGLSRLSPGDIDFDSGPGPQTLTLPVAGKVGFQLCYEIIFSGQVVDRANRPGFIFNPSNDAWFGAWGPPQHLAQARLRALEEGLPVLRATPTGISAIIDADGRILRQIGWNVAGVIDAPLPAPKSPTAFARFGNILPFALALLLAAAAVAVRRRER; encoded by the coding sequence GTGAAGATTCTCGCCCTATCGCTGCTCGCTGGAATCGCCAGCGCCACCGGCTTCGCGCCGCTCGGCCTGTGGCCGGTCACGCTCGCCGCGTTCGCGCTGCTGCTCCACCTTGTCTGGAGCGCGCCGCGGCTTCGGACCGCGCTGGCCCGCGGCTATTGGTTCGGCGTCGGCCATTTCGCGCTCGGCCTCAACTGGATCGCGACCGCCTTCACCTTCCAGTCGGAAATGCCGGTCTGGCTCGGCTGGATCGCGGTGGTGCTGCTCGCTTTCTACATCGCCGTTTATCCGGCGATGGCGGCGGGGCTGGCTTGGCGTTGGGGACGCGGCGATCGCACCGCGACCGTCCTCATCTTCGCCGCGGGCTGGATCGTCACCGAATGGCTGCGCGCCACGATGTTCACCGGTTTCGCCTGGAACCCGCTCGGCGTGTCGCTGCTCGATACCGGCGTGGCCGCCGCCGCGCGCTGGACGGGCACTTATGGCCTCTCGGGCCTCACCGCGCTCCTCGCCGGCGCCGCTTGGCTGCTGATCGTGAAGCAGCGGCGTGCGGGTCTCGCGATCTTCGCCGGGCTCGCGCTGGTCTTCGTCGCGGCGCAGCTCGGCTCCGGTCCACCGGCCGGAGCCCGGCCCGTGCCGGTGCGGATCGTCCAGCCCAACATCGGCCAGCAGGACAAATGGAAACCGGGGTTCGAGCGGCGCAACTTTGAGCGGCTCGCGCGGCTGTCGGCGATCGACGGCACCGGTCCGCGTTTGCTGCTCTGGCCGGAAGCGGCCGTCACCCGCCCGCTGCAGGATCAGAGGCGCTACGGCTTCGCGCAGGCCGATGCAGCGGTGGTCCGCGAATCGGTCGGCGCGATCCTGGCGCCGCGCGACTTGCTGCTGACCGGCGGCATCACCTATCGCTCCGCCGACGGCGCCGACGTCACCAGCGCGACCAACAGCATCTTCGCGATGAACGCCGCGGGCCGCATCCTCGGCCGCTTCGACAAGGCGCACCTCGTCCCCTACGGCGAATATCTGCCGATGCGGCCGATCCTCTCCGCGATCGGCCTGTCGCGCCTTTCGCCCGGCGACATCGATTTCGACTCGGGCCCCGGCCCGCAGACGCTGACCCTGCCGGTCGCCGGCAAGGTCGGCTTCCAGCTCTGCTACGAGATCATCTTTTCGGGCCAGGTGGTCGATCGCGCCAACCGCCCGGGCTTCATCTTCAATCCCTCGAACGACGCCTGGTTCGGCGCGTGGGGTCCGCCGCAGCATCTGGCGCAAGCGCGGCTCCGCGCCCTCGAGGAAGGGCTGCCGGTGCTGCGCGCGACGCCGACCGGCATTTCGGCGATCATCGACGCCGACGGCCGCATACTCCGCCAGATCGGCTGGAATGTCGCGGGCGTGATCGACGCGCCGCTGCCGGCGCCAAAATCTCCCACCGCTTTCGCGCGCTTTGGGAATATCTTGCCTTTCGCGCTGGCACTGCTCCTCGCCGCCGCGGCGGTTGCGGTCCGCCGCCGGGAGCGCTAG
- a CDS encoding catalase, whose protein sequence is MADTDRRNAGEGGETHQEAGGDVPVLTTNQGIPVSDNQNSLKSGARGPTLLEDFVLREKIFHFDHERIPERIVHARGSAAHGYFELYESLSDLTRADIFQRKGEKTPVFTRFSTVAGSAGSVDTPRDVRGFAVKFYTKEGNWDLVGNNIPVFFIQDAIKFPDLVHAVKPEADRGYPQATAAHDTFWDFASLMPESTHMLMWAMSDRTIPRSFRTMEGFGIHTFRLVNAEGHSTFVKFHWKPKLGLQSTVWDEAAKLQGADNDFHRRDLYEAIEAGAYPEWELGIQTFDEAFAAAQPYDVLDATKIIPEEDVPVRLVGRMVLDRNPDNFFAETEQVAYCPANVVPGVDFTNDPLLQGRLFSYLDTQKSRLGTANFHQLPINAPKCPVMNFQRDGQMQMHVPKGRATYEPNSLGEVGEEAGPRECPVTGYHTFERQLDEREEAGDKLRVRPELFADHYSQARLFWASQTPSEQAHIASAFVFELSKVGIDHIHARMIGNLRNVDEELAKRVADGMGIDLPKKSPAARDPLDMAASDALSIHKNMKASLEGRSVGILYADGSDGGAIDAVKAAVEKAGGMVKLVAPKLGGSKLADGKTRKADGQLAGTPSQVFDAVAIILSEEGAAKLSNEGAAVQFAMDAFGHLKAIGASDGAAALLDKAGVEADEGVTDLGDDFVKAAARRFYDREPKVRMLA, encoded by the coding sequence ATGGCCGATACAGACCGCCGGAACGCCGGCGAGGGCGGGGAAACGCATCAGGAGGCCGGCGGCGATGTGCCGGTGCTGACGACCAACCAGGGCATCCCCGTATCCGACAACCAGAACAGCCTGAAGAGCGGCGCGCGCGGCCCGACCTTGCTCGAGGATTTCGTCCTCCGCGAGAAGATCTTCCATTTCGACCATGAGCGCATCCCCGAGCGCATCGTCCATGCGCGCGGATCGGCGGCGCATGGCTATTTCGAGCTGTACGAGTCGCTCAGCGATCTCACCCGTGCCGACATCTTCCAGCGCAAAGGCGAGAAGACGCCGGTCTTCACGCGCTTCTCGACGGTCGCCGGCAGCGCCGGCTCTGTCGATACGCCCCGCGACGTGCGGGGCTTCGCGGTCAAATTCTATACCAAAGAGGGCAATTGGGATTTGGTTGGCAACAACATCCCGGTCTTCTTCATCCAGGATGCGATCAAGTTCCCGGACCTCGTCCACGCCGTGAAGCCGGAGGCGGATCGCGGTTACCCGCAAGCGACCGCCGCCCACGATACGTTCTGGGATTTCGCGTCGCTGATGCCGGAATCGACGCACATGTTGATGTGGGCGATGTCGGATCGCACGATCCCCCGATCCTTCCGCACCATGGAAGGGTTCGGCATCCACACCTTCCGGCTGGTGAACGCGGAAGGCCACTCGACCTTCGTCAAATTCCACTGGAAGCCGAAGCTCGGCCTCCAGTCGACGGTCTGGGATGAGGCGGCGAAACTACAGGGCGCCGACAACGACTTTCATCGCCGCGATCTCTATGAGGCGATCGAAGCCGGCGCCTATCCCGAATGGGAGTTGGGCATCCAGACGTTCGACGAGGCGTTCGCAGCGGCGCAGCCCTACGACGTGCTCGACGCGACGAAGATCATTCCTGAAGAAGACGTGCCGGTACGGCTCGTCGGCCGCATGGTGCTCGATCGCAATCCGGACAACTTCTTCGCGGAAACCGAACAGGTGGCCTATTGCCCCGCCAACGTCGTGCCCGGAGTGGATTTCACCAACGATCCGCTTCTCCAGGGCCGGTTGTTCTCCTATCTCGACACGCAGAAATCGCGGCTCGGAACGGCCAATTTCCATCAGTTGCCGATCAACGCGCCGAAATGCCCCGTGATGAATTTCCAGCGCGACGGCCAGATGCAGATGCATGTGCCTAAGGGCCGCGCGACTTACGAGCCGAACAGCCTGGGCGAGGTTGGTGAGGAGGCGGGACCGCGCGAATGCCCGGTTACCGGCTATCACACCTTCGAGCGGCAATTGGACGAGCGGGAGGAAGCCGGAGACAAGCTTCGCGTACGACCCGAACTGTTTGCTGATCACTACAGCCAGGCGCGGCTGTTCTGGGCATCGCAGACGCCTTCGGAGCAGGCGCATATCGCCTCGGCCTTTGTGTTCGAATTGTCGAAGGTCGGCATCGATCACATCCATGCGCGGATGATCGGCAATCTGCGCAATGTCGATGAAGAACTCGCCAAGCGGGTGGCCGACGGCATGGGCATCGATCTTCCGAAGAAGAGCCCCGCGGCGCGTGACCCGCTGGACATGGCCGCAAGCGATGCCCTGTCGATCCACAAGAATATGAAGGCGTCGCTGGAAGGCCGAAGTGTGGGCATCCTTTATGCCGACGGCTCGGATGGCGGTGCGATCGACGCGGTGAAGGCGGCGGTCGAGAAGGCTGGCGGCATGGTCAAGCTGGTCGCTCCCAAGCTGGGCGGCTCCAAGCTCGCAGACGGCAAGACACGCAAGGCCGACGGCCAGCTCGCTGGAACACCGAGCCAGGTGTTCGATGCCGTTGCGATCATCCTCAGCGAAGAGGGAGCCGCCAAGCTGTCGAACGAAGGCGCGGCGGTGCAATTCGCGATGGACGCGTTCGGCCATCTGAAGGCGATCGGCGCGTCGGACGGCGCCGCGGCGCTGCTCGACAAGGCGGGCGTCGAGGCGGATGAGGGCGTGACCGACCTCGGCGACGATTTCGTCAAGGCCGCCGCGCGGCGATTCTATGACCGCGAACCGAAGGTGCGGATGCTTGCCTAA
- a CDS encoding VOC family protein, producing MSMPPFHLAFPVHDLAAARAFYGGIIGCPEGRSSDHWIDFDFYGHQIVAHLAPDRAPKPHTNPVDGEEVPVPHFGAVLSMADWRALADRLTAAGTDFIIAPIVRFAGEPGEQATMFLTDPSGNALEFKAMADPAKLFAK from the coding sequence ATGAGCATGCCGCCCTTCCATCTCGCCTTTCCAGTCCACGATCTTGCCGCCGCGCGCGCCTTCTATGGCGGCATCATCGGCTGCCCGGAGGGGCGAAGCTCCGATCACTGGATCGACTTCGATTTCTACGGCCATCAGATCGTCGCGCATCTCGCCCCCGATCGCGCGCCCAAGCCACATACCAACCCGGTCGACGGCGAGGAGGTGCCGGTGCCGCATTTCGGCGCGGTGCTGTCGATGGCCGACTGGCGCGCGCTGGCCGACCGGCTGACCGCGGCCGGCACCGATTTCATCATCGCCCCCATCGTCCGCTTCGCCGGCGAGCCGGGTGAGCAGGCGACGATGTTCCTCACCGATCCTTCGGGCAACGCGCTGGAGTTCAAGGCAATGGCCGACCCGGCGAAACTGTTTGCCAAATGA